The following proteins come from a genomic window of Pseudomonas sp. MAG733B:
- a CDS encoding helix-turn-helix domain-containing protein: protein MDSLITAAAQALAAGDPLGALDRVALRDDAPALALRGIAMAQLGDLVRAKALVRRAARAFGPKETVARARCIVAEAEIALASRDLGWPVKALDAARITLEAHGDWANAAHARYLDIRRLLLIGHLDQAQEKLAQLDPATLPAPLRATHELVAAGIAMRHLQSQAARAALARAELAAQQSGIPALVAEVESAVQMLNSPAAHLMSNGESRPLLLDEVEALLASTSLVVDACRYVVRGAGMSVSLSKRPVLFTLARTLAEAWPADVPRETLIARAFRLKLSDESHRARLRVEIGRLRAALKPLANVIATKRGFALVTQVSPEVVLLTPPVEEKFASVFAMLGDGESWSSSALALALGNSQRSVQRALEMLAAKGKVQSFGHGRARRWMTPPVPGFATTLLLPVPLPGG, encoded by the coding sequence ATGGACTCGCTGATCACCGCCGCCGCTCAGGCGCTGGCGGCCGGTGATCCGCTCGGCGCGCTGGACCGGGTCGCCTTGCGCGACGATGCGCCGGCGCTGGCACTGCGCGGTATCGCCATGGCGCAACTGGGTGATCTGGTGCGGGCCAAGGCGTTGGTTCGTCGCGCGGCGCGGGCGTTCGGGCCGAAAGAAACGGTCGCGCGGGCACGCTGCATCGTCGCCGAAGCGGAGATCGCATTGGCTTCACGAGACCTCGGCTGGCCGGTGAAAGCGCTCGACGCGGCGCGGATCACACTGGAGGCTCACGGCGATTGGGCGAACGCGGCCCATGCGCGGTATCTGGATATCCGCCGCCTGTTGCTGATCGGGCACCTCGATCAGGCGCAGGAAAAACTCGCTCAACTTGACCCGGCCACATTACCTGCGCCACTGCGCGCGACCCATGAACTGGTGGCGGCCGGCATCGCCATGCGTCACCTGCAATCGCAAGCGGCGCGGGCCGCCCTCGCCAGAGCCGAACTTGCCGCGCAGCAATCCGGCATTCCCGCGCTGGTAGCGGAAGTGGAAAGCGCAGTGCAGATGCTCAATAGCCCCGCCGCACACTTGATGAGCAATGGAGAATCGCGACCCTTATTGCTCGATGAAGTGGAAGCGTTGCTGGCCTCGACGTCGCTGGTGGTCGATGCCTGTCGATACGTCGTGCGTGGTGCGGGCATGTCGGTCTCCCTGTCGAAGCGTCCGGTTTTATTCACCCTCGCGCGGACCTTGGCCGAAGCCTGGCCAGCCGATGTGCCGAGGGAAACCCTCATCGCCAGGGCCTTTCGTTTGAAGCTCAGCGACGAGTCCCATCGCGCCCGGCTTCGGGTGGAAATCGGCCGATTGCGCGCGGCACTCAAACCCTTGGCCAATGTGATCGCAACCAAGCGCGGGTTTGCGCTGGTCACGCAGGTTTCACCCGAAGTTGTGCTGCTGACGCCACCGGTCGAAGAAAAATTTGCCTCGGTGTTTGCCATGCTCGGCGACGGTGAGTCGTGGTCGAGCTCGGCGCTCGCGCTGGCGCTGGGTAACAGCCAGCGCAGCGTGCAACGGGCGCTCGAAATGCTGGCAGCCAAAGGCAAGGTGCAGTCGTTCGGGCATGGCCGGGCACGGCGCTGGATGACGCCGCCGGTGCCCGGTTTCGCGACGACCTTGTTACTCCCGGTTCCGCTGCCCGGTGGCTAG
- a CDS encoding glutaminyl-peptide cyclotransferase: MKQSAAEILREYGPFEGVDTVHGLTWDGQQVWFASGEKLNALDPESGKTLRFIDVAAHAGTAFDGKHLFQIAEDRIQKIDPQTGRVMSTIPAPGGGNDSGMTWAEGSLWVGQYRERKIHQIDPENGKILRTIESNRFVTGVTFVEGSLWHGTGEGDESELRRIDAQTGEVLESLKLPAGIGVSGLESDGGERFFCGGGSSGRVRSVRRP, from the coding sequence ATGAAACAGTCAGCCGCTGAAATTCTCCGTGAGTATGGGCCTTTTGAAGGTGTCGACACTGTGCACGGCCTGACTTGGGACGGTCAGCAGGTGTGGTTTGCCAGTGGCGAAAAACTCAATGCCCTCGATCCGGAAAGCGGAAAGACATTGCGCTTCATCGATGTCGCCGCCCATGCCGGCACCGCCTTCGATGGCAAGCATCTGTTCCAGATCGCCGAAGACCGCATCCAGAAAATCGACCCGCAGACGGGGCGCGTAATGTCCACGATTCCGGCCCCAGGTGGGGGCAACGACTCGGGGATGACATGGGCGGAAGGCTCGTTGTGGGTGGGGCAGTATCGCGAGCGGAAGATTCACCAGATCGATCCGGAGAACGGCAAGATCCTGCGAACGATTGAATCGAACCGCTTTGTCACGGGCGTGACCTTCGTCGAAGGCTCGCTGTGGCATGGCACGGGGGAGGGCGATGAGAGCGAACTGCGCCGCATCGACGCGCAAACCGGCGAAGTGCTGGAAAGTCTCAAACTGCCAGCCGGTATTGGCGTGTCGGGGCTTGAGTCCGACGGCGGCGAGCGGTTTTTCTGTGGCGGAGGCAGTAGCGGGCGGGTGAGGTCGGTGCGTCGGCCCTGA
- a CDS encoding cupin domain-containing protein, with product MNPQSDWLSRLISMMTVRGQLELRCSYGAPWEVVYDESNAGEMPYHVVLSGTALLESPGTGRAQQLGAGDIVMFPHGSGHVLHDGSGVSPAPAHYLGDLNLTYSENTGTGERLDMLCGRFILAPPHDRFIRDYLPTRLVVRTSRDDSRRSETSTQLAGLLALMRAESNTSQLGGHAMLNALSAALFTLTLRMASESDEAPIGLLALVGHPRLAPALTAMFNDPAHPWTLPELAGLCNMSRATLVRHFQEKVGRSANDLLTGIRMTLAANELKNPNASTEAVAETVGYQSVAAFRRAFSQHMGMTPGEWRRSNRRNPV from the coding sequence ATGAATCCTCAATCAGATTGGCTCAGTCGCCTGATAAGCATGATGACGGTCCGGGGTCAGCTGGAGCTGCGCTGCTCCTACGGCGCACCGTGGGAAGTGGTCTACGACGAATCGAATGCAGGTGAAATGCCCTACCACGTCGTCCTCAGTGGAACTGCATTACTGGAGAGTCCGGGTACCGGGCGAGCGCAGCAACTCGGTGCGGGTGACATCGTGATGTTTCCTCATGGCTCGGGGCATGTTCTGCATGACGGCAGTGGTGTATCCCCTGCCCCGGCACATTACCTTGGCGACCTCAATCTGACATACAGCGAGAATACGGGGACAGGCGAACGTCTGGACATGCTCTGCGGACGCTTCATCCTCGCGCCACCGCATGATCGTTTCATTCGTGATTACTTGCCTACGCGGCTCGTCGTCAGGACCTCGAGAGACGATTCGCGACGCAGTGAAACCTCCACTCAACTGGCGGGTTTGCTGGCGTTGATGCGTGCCGAGTCCAACACCAGCCAACTGGGCGGCCATGCAATGTTGAATGCGCTTTCGGCAGCGCTCTTTACCCTGACGTTGCGCATGGCGAGCGAGTCGGATGAGGCCCCAATCGGATTACTGGCTTTGGTCGGGCACCCCCGCCTGGCTCCCGCACTGACGGCCATGTTCAATGACCCGGCGCACCCCTGGACACTTCCGGAACTGGCGGGGCTCTGCAACATGTCGCGCGCAACGCTGGTCCGCCACTTTCAGGAAAAGGTCGGGCGATCGGCCAACGATCTCTTGACCGGGATTCGCATGACGCTGGCCGCCAACGAATTGAAGAACCCCAATGCATCGACCGAAGCCGTCGCGGAGACGGTGGGTTACCAATCGGTGGCCGCGTTCAGGCGCGCCTTCAGCCAGCACATGGGCATGACGCCCGGTGAGTGGCGGCGGTCAAATCGGCGTAATCCAGTTTGA
- a CDS encoding alpha/beta hydrolase — translation MANMTPGIASISYTFADVDGVRVFYREAGDRANPTLLLLHGFPSSSHQFRQLIPLLSEHFHIVAPDLPGFGFTEVPDQRQYVYNFDALAQTLEHFVDALGLTRYAMYVFDYGAPTGLRLAVKHPERMTGLVSQNGNAYLEGLGDAWAPIKAYWAEPSAENRQAIADAVLHLAGTRWQYEHGVSTPEAIAPESYTLDALLLERPGNKDIQLDLFLDYANNLERYPQFQRFFRERQIPTLAIWGKHDPFFIPPGAEAFKRDNPNAIVELLDTGHFALETHVDYIAKRIIEELGDVV, via the coding sequence ATGGCCAACATGACTCCAGGCATTGCATCCATCAGCTACACATTTGCCGACGTTGACGGCGTCCGCGTCTTCTACCGGGAAGCGGGCGACCGGGCCAATCCAACCCTGTTGCTGTTGCATGGCTTTCCAAGTTCATCCCACCAGTTTCGCCAGCTCATTCCCCTGCTGTCCGAACACTTCCATATCGTCGCGCCGGACCTGCCGGGTTTTGGTTTCACCGAAGTGCCCGATCAGCGTCAGTACGTGTACAACTTCGATGCACTGGCGCAAACGCTGGAGCATTTCGTCGACGCCCTGGGCCTGACGCGCTATGCCATGTATGTATTCGACTACGGCGCACCGACCGGCCTGAGGCTGGCGGTGAAGCATCCCGAACGAATGACCGGTCTCGTCTCACAAAATGGCAATGCCTACCTTGAGGGACTGGGCGATGCGTGGGCGCCGATCAAGGCCTACTGGGCAGAGCCGTCAGCCGAAAATCGTCAGGCGATTGCCGATGCGGTCCTGCATTTGGCCGGTACTCGCTGGCAGTACGAACACGGTGTCAGCACGCCGGAAGCTATCGCCCCCGAGTCCTACACCCTCGACGCCTTGCTGCTGGAACGGCCCGGCAACAAGGACATTCAACTCGATCTGTTCCTCGATTACGCGAACAACCTCGAACGCTACCCGCAATTCCAGCGTTTTTTCCGCGAGCGGCAAATTCCGACGCTGGCGATCTGGGGCAAACACGATCCGTTTTTCATCCCGCCGGGCGCCGAGGCGTTCAAACGCGATAACCCCAACGCCATCGTTGAATTGCTGGATACCGGGCACTTTGCGCTGGAGACGCATGTCGATTACATCGCCAAGCGCATCATCGAAGAGCTTGGCGACGTTGTGTAA
- a CDS encoding DUF417 family protein — MNALFNTLANSGLLKRDLDFHLVRASMVIIFLFFGYQKWFQYEADVLIPYISNGPLVSWMYPAFGVRGASWFLGVAEWTFGALLFAGFWSRKLGALGAFGSIITFLGTVTIIPFMPDGWAESAGGFPAMVGNIPFLMKDVVLLAVSIYLLKEDVQRILFNDMRKV, encoded by the coding sequence ATGAACGCTTTATTCAACACCCTCGCCAATTCCGGCCTGCTCAAACGAGACCTGGACTTTCATCTGGTGCGAGCCTCGATGGTGATCATCTTCCTGTTCTTTGGTTACCAGAAATGGTTCCAGTACGAAGCCGATGTACTGATTCCCTATATCAGCAACGGCCCATTGGTTTCCTGGATGTACCCGGCCTTCGGTGTGCGTGGCGCAAGCTGGTTTCTCGGCGTGGCGGAGTGGACGTTCGGCGCGTTGCTGTTCGCCGGTTTCTGGAGCAGGAAGCTCGGAGCACTTGGTGCATTCGGTTCGATCATCACCTTCCTGGGCACCGTGACGATCATTCCATTCATGCCTGACGGATGGGCTGAATCGGCTGGCGGCTTTCCTGCGATGGTCGGCAACATTCCGTTCCTTATGAAGGACGTCGTTCTGCTCGCGGTATCCATCTACCTGTTGAAAGAGGATGTGCAGCGCATATTGTTCAACGACATGCGCAAAGTCTGA
- a CDS encoding GlxA family transcriptional regulator — MVERRQFSGAMKGKNLRYLNEHEGQSVKARAGFLLLEHFSLPAFTQALDTIITANLLRPELFSTKTFGLTEGEVISDLGLVIRPDACLSQAAIQDLDLLVVCGGYRTALKADDTLISLLISAAELGVKLAGVWNGAWFLGRAGLLDGYRCAVHPEHRPALAEIAKLAQVTSETFVVDRDRLTASSPNGAFYMALEWIKGLHDKALTDGIEDILAFEASRYRRIKPTLNVSVCGPLREVVNLMDANLEEPLEMDALCLYAGRSRRQIERLFKEQLGTTPQRYYMDLRITEARRLLQHTTLTIVEVSVACGFVSPSHFSKCYSAYFGYRPSKETRLVK; from the coding sequence TTGGTAGAGCGACGTCAGTTCAGCGGTGCCATGAAGGGTAAAAACCTTCGCTACCTCAATGAACATGAAGGCCAATCAGTAAAGGCCCGGGCAGGGTTCTTGCTGCTGGAGCATTTCTCGTTGCCGGCGTTTACCCAGGCACTCGATACGATTATCACCGCCAATCTGCTGCGGCCTGAGCTGTTTTCCACGAAGACCTTCGGGTTGACTGAAGGGGAAGTGATCAGCGACTTGGGCCTGGTCATTCGTCCCGATGCCTGCCTCAGTCAGGCCGCGATTCAAGACCTGGACTTGTTGGTTGTTTGCGGTGGTTACCGCACGGCCCTCAAGGCCGACGATACGCTGATCAGTCTCTTGATCAGTGCCGCCGAACTGGGTGTCAAGTTGGCTGGCGTGTGGAATGGCGCCTGGTTCCTCGGGCGAGCTGGTTTGCTCGACGGCTATCGTTGCGCGGTTCACCCGGAACACCGTCCCGCGCTGGCGGAAATCGCCAAACTGGCCCAGGTCACCAGTGAAACCTTTGTGGTCGATCGCGACCGCCTGACGGCGTCCAGCCCAAACGGCGCGTTTTATATGGCGCTGGAGTGGATCAAGGGCTTGCACGACAAAGCGCTGACTGACGGCATCGAAGACATTCTGGCGTTTGAAGCTTCGCGTTACCGGCGCATCAAACCCACGCTCAATGTGTCGGTTTGTGGTCCGCTGAGGGAAGTGGTCAACCTGATGGATGCCAATCTGGAGGAGCCGCTGGAGATGGACGCCCTCTGTCTCTACGCCGGTCGGTCGCGCCGGCAGATCGAGCGTCTGTTCAAAGAGCAGCTGGGGACGACACCCCAGCGCTATTACATGGACTTGCGGATCACCGAAGCCCGCCGACTGCTGCAGCACACCACGTTGACCATCGTTGAAGTCTCGGTTGCCTGTGGTTTCGTTTCACCGAGCCATTTCAGCAAGTGCTACAGCGCCTATTTCGGCTATCGGCCGTCCAAGGAAACCCGACTGGTCAAGTAG
- a CDS encoding carboxymuconolactone decarboxylase family protein, whose amino-acid sequence MSRITVPAVASATGATAVAYAEVKKIAGGTVPNLFAAIGHLNPALLTAVLNAEATLASGSLSKQDLETIKLLISERTGCDYCVAAHVMLGKMVGLTTDTLKKIRLGQSTGDAKRDALVHFVLNLHETNGTIKDQEYNVIRAAGYTEGQLLEISLAVAMTIFTNTFNRINDTDIDFPSVN is encoded by the coding sequence ATGAGCCGTATCACTGTTCCAGCTGTTGCCTCCGCTACCGGTGCAACCGCCGTTGCCTATGCCGAAGTCAAGAAAATCGCAGGCGGCACCGTGCCTAATTTGTTCGCAGCAATCGGTCATCTGAACCCGGCTCTTTTGACGGCAGTGCTGAATGCCGAAGCAACACTCGCGTCCGGCAGCCTGAGCAAACAGGACCTGGAAACCATCAAGTTGTTGATCAGCGAGCGGACCGGTTGCGACTACTGTGTGGCGGCGCACGTCATGCTGGGCAAGATGGTGGGTTTGACGACAGACACCCTCAAGAAAATCCGTCTGGGTCAAAGCACCGGCGACGCCAAGCGTGATGCGCTGGTGCACTTCGTGCTGAATCTGCATGAGACTAACGGGACGATCAAGGATCAGGAGTACAACGTTATTCGCGCCGCGGGCTACACCGAGGGGCAACTGCTCGAGATCTCCCTGGCGGTTGCGATGACCATCTTCACCAACACCTTCAACCGTATCAATGACACCGATATCGATTTTCCTTCGGTGAATTGA
- a CDS encoding LysR substrate-binding domain-containing protein: MNTNRDQFPLPEDLKVFLTVVRKNGFASAAEELGYSPAYISKRISVLETTLSTRLLHRTTRRIALTDDGERVRVWAEKLLGDFDDFVGEISEARQQPMGSLHICSSFGFGRNHVAPAICKLSQTYPKLEIRLDVFDRVVDIVGEGFDLEIRVGDDLPGQHLGRKLVSNRRVLCATPEYLARRGTPRSLADLKDHDCLVLKERNNAFGVWNLTRDGQEESVRVSGPLSSNSGEIVLEWALSGGGILLRSMWDVRPMLEQGRLVQVLHDYTESANVWAVYPTRLSQSAKLRVCVEFLEEYFRGLSVE, from the coding sequence ATGAACACAAATCGTGATCAATTTCCCTTGCCCGAAGACCTCAAGGTTTTCCTCACCGTCGTGCGTAAAAATGGCTTCGCCAGCGCCGCTGAAGAGCTGGGCTACTCGCCGGCTTACATCAGCAAACGCATTTCGGTGCTGGAAACCACGCTGTCGACCCGGTTGTTGCACCGCACCACACGCCGCATCGCGCTAACCGACGACGGTGAGCGGGTGCGGGTGTGGGCCGAGAAGTTGTTGGGCGATTTCGATGATTTTGTCGGTGAGATTTCCGAAGCACGCCAGCAGCCCATGGGCTCGTTGCACATTTGTAGCAGCTTCGGTTTCGGCCGCAATCATGTGGCGCCGGCGATCTGCAAACTGTCGCAGACCTACCCGAAACTCGAGATTCGTCTGGACGTTTTTGATCGCGTGGTGGATATCGTCGGCGAAGGCTTCGATCTGGAGATTCGGGTGGGCGATGACCTGCCGGGTCAGCATCTGGGTCGCAAACTGGTGAGTAACCGTCGCGTGCTGTGTGCAACGCCGGAGTACCTGGCGCGGCGCGGCACGCCGCGATCGCTGGCTGATTTGAAAGACCATGATTGTTTGGTGCTGAAAGAACGCAACAACGCTTTTGGCGTGTGGAACCTGACCCGTGATGGGCAGGAGGAATCGGTGCGCGTCAGTGGCCCGTTGTCTTCCAACAGCGGCGAGATTGTTCTGGAGTGGGCGTTGAGCGGCGGCGGGATTCTGTTGCGTTCGATGTGGGACGTTCGACCGATGCTGGAGCAAGGGCGACTGGTGCAAGTGCTGCACGACTACACCGAGAGTGCCAATGTCTGGGCGGTCTATCCGACTCGCCTCAGTCAGTCGGCGAAACTGCGGGTGTGCGTCGAGTTTCTGGAAGAGTACTTTCGCGGTCTCTCGGTTGAATGA
- the leuC gene encoding 3-isopropylmalate dehydratase large subunit codes for MTRPRTLYQKHIDSHTVCALDDQGHVLLYIDRQVANEYTSPQAFSGLRESGRKVWRPSATLAVVDHVNPTAPNRIATMPDAGGARQVSYFEENCRDFGIELFDVLDKRQGIEHVVAPEQGFILPGMVVAAGDSHTTTYGALGAFGFGIGTSEIEHLLASQTLVYKRLKTMRVTVNGLLGSGVTSKDIIMALIEKIGASGATGYAIEFTGPAITDLSVEARMTICNMAVEAGARGAFMAPDAKVFAYLQDKPRAPKGELWTRAVAKWQALHSDEGAVFDREVILDVADLEPMVTWGTSPDQAAPVGSHVPDPASQPDLILRQGMQRALDYMGLTPGMPLSDVVISHAFIGSCTNARIEDLRDVARVVRGKRVASHVRAMIVPGSTLVRNQAESEGLAQIFLDAGFEWRQSGCSMCLAMNDDVLAPGDRCASSTNRNFEGRQGAGARTHLMSPAMVAAAAITGHLTDVRSFALEA; via the coding sequence ATGACCCGCCCAAGAACGCTCTACCAAAAGCACATCGACAGCCACACCGTTTGCGCGCTCGACGATCAGGGCCATGTGCTGCTGTACATCGATCGCCAGGTCGCCAACGAATACACCAGCCCGCAAGCCTTCAGCGGCCTGCGCGAATCGGGACGAAAAGTCTGGCGTCCGAGTGCGACGCTGGCCGTGGTCGACCATGTCAATCCAACCGCTCCCAATCGCATCGCCACGATGCCGGATGCCGGTGGCGCCCGTCAGGTGTCTTACTTCGAAGAGAACTGCCGCGATTTCGGCATCGAGCTGTTCGATGTGCTGGATAAACGCCAGGGGATCGAACACGTCGTCGCCCCCGAACAGGGCTTTATCCTGCCCGGCATGGTGGTGGCCGCCGGTGACAGCCACACCACCACTTACGGTGCCCTCGGGGCTTTTGGGTTCGGCATCGGCACGTCGGAAATCGAGCATCTGCTGGCCTCGCAAACCCTGGTCTACAAACGCCTGAAAACCATGCGCGTGACCGTCAACGGTTTGCTCGGCAGCGGCGTGACGTCCAAGGACATCATCATGGCCCTGATCGAGAAAATCGGTGCCTCGGGCGCCACCGGTTATGCGATTGAGTTCACCGGCCCGGCGATCACCGACCTCAGCGTCGAGGCGCGCATGACCATTTGCAACATGGCCGTGGAGGCTGGCGCCAGGGGCGCGTTCATGGCGCCGGATGCCAAGGTTTTTGCCTATCTGCAAGACAAACCGCGCGCGCCCAAAGGTGAGTTGTGGACCCGGGCAGTCGCTAAATGGCAGGCACTGCACAGCGATGAAGGCGCCGTGTTTGATCGCGAAGTCATCCTCGATGTCGCGGACCTGGAACCCATGGTCACTTGGGGCACCAGTCCCGATCAGGCCGCGCCGGTGGGCAGTCACGTGCCGGACCCGGCAAGCCAGCCCGACCTCATCCTGCGCCAAGGGATGCAGCGTGCCCTCGACTACATGGGCCTGACGCCCGGCATGCCGCTGAGTGATGTGGTGATCAGCCATGCCTTCATCGGTTCCTGCACCAATGCGCGCATCGAAGACTTGCGTGACGTTGCCCGCGTCGTGCGCGGCAAACGCGTTGCATCCCACGTACGGGCGATGATCGTTCCGGGTTCGACGCTGGTGCGCAATCAAGCTGAAAGCGAGGGGCTGGCGCAGATTTTCCTGGATGCCGGTTTCGAGTGGCGGCAATCGGGTTGCTCGATGTGCCTGGCGATGAACGACGACGTGCTCGCCCCCGGCGATCGTTGCGCTTCGAGTACCAATCGCAACTTTGAAGGTCGACAAGGCGCCGGTGCGCGCACCCATCTGATGAGCCCGGCCATGGTCGCGGCTGCGGCGATCACCGGGCATTTGACTGACGTCCGCTCGTTCGCTCTGGAGGCTTGA
- the leuD gene encoding 3-isopropylmalate dehydratase small subunit: protein MQPFTNVSGSAAPLLAGNIDTDVIMPKQFLKGIDRKGLDRGLFFDVRFLQSGEPNPDFILNQPAWNDAAFLVVGPNFGCGSSREHAVWGLKQVGIRALIGTSFAGIFYDNCQRNGVLAIQLSEAQLKQIADVVSVATTAQISVNLPEQTLELADGSVIPFEIDQLRKQSLLLGLDAIGTTLQRAEQIRQFEAKHLAENPWL from the coding sequence ATGCAACCTTTCACTAACGTCAGCGGCAGCGCCGCCCCACTTCTCGCAGGCAACATCGACACCGATGTGATCATGCCCAAGCAGTTTCTCAAGGGCATTGATCGCAAGGGACTGGATCGCGGATTGTTCTTCGATGTGCGGTTTCTGCAATCAGGCGAGCCCAACCCGGATTTCATCCTCAACCAACCGGCCTGGAACGACGCCGCTTTTCTGGTTGTCGGTCCGAACTTTGGTTGCGGGTCAAGTCGTGAGCATGCGGTGTGGGGTCTCAAGCAAGTGGGGATCAGAGCCTTGATCGGCACCAGTTTTGCCGGGATCTTTTACGACAACTGCCAGCGTAACGGGGTGTTGGCGATTCAGCTGTCCGAAGCTCAGCTCAAGCAGATTGCCGATGTGGTCAGCGTCGCAACGACGGCACAGATCAGCGTCAATCTACCGGAGCAAACCCTCGAACTGGCGGACGGCAGCGTGATCCCGTTCGAAATCGATCAACTGCGCAAGCAATCGCTGTTGCTGGGGCTCGATGCCATCGGCACCACGCTGCAACGTGCGGAGCAGATTCGCCAGTTTGAAGCAAAGCATCTGGCGGAGAATCCCTGGTTGTAA
- a CDS encoding CAP domain-containing protein, protein MRQTALALRFTSLCLLTSIPLFASPAHAGAERELVEAINDYRAHPENCSRRPAQRLSPLALKSNLALPIGYGGGLRERLKDSGYQAVAVRSIRVVGAQDAEEAFDLLLDDHCAALLDSQYADIGVSRSRGEWQVVLAQPVLDRQMGDTRSVGKTLLAQVNAARAKPRMCGRQRFAAARPLAWNASLGAAAQGHSKAMAYGNYFAHRDPDGDTAADRARAAGYRGRQIGENIAAGQGSPNKAMAGWLASPGHCANLMNPMFTQVGAGYATEARSDEGVYWTMLFGAK, encoded by the coding sequence ATGCGCCAAACCGCCCTCGCCTTGCGCTTCACTTCGCTGTGCCTGTTGACCTCGATCCCTCTTTTCGCCAGCCCAGCCCACGCCGGCGCGGAGCGAGAACTGGTGGAAGCCATCAACGATTATCGAGCCCACCCGGAAAACTGTTCGCGGCGTCCCGCCCAACGCCTGTCGCCGCTGGCACTGAAGTCCAATTTAGCGCTGCCGATCGGTTATGGCGGCGGTTTGCGGGAGCGTTTGAAAGATTCGGGGTATCAGGCGGTGGCCGTGCGCTCTATCCGCGTGGTGGGTGCGCAGGATGCCGAAGAGGCTTTCGACCTGCTGCTGGACGACCATTGTGCCGCGTTGCTCGATAGCCAGTACGCCGACATTGGCGTCAGTCGCAGTCGCGGTGAGTGGCAAGTTGTGTTGGCGCAGCCGGTGCTCGACCGACAGATGGGCGACACACGCAGCGTCGGCAAAACCTTGCTGGCACAGGTCAACGCCGCCCGCGCCAAACCGCGAATGTGCGGTCGCCAGCGCTTCGCCGCCGCTCGGCCCTTGGCCTGGAACGCGAGCCTTGGCGCTGCCGCACAAGGGCACAGTAAAGCGATGGCCTACGGCAACTATTTCGCTCACCGCGATCCCGATGGCGACACCGCGGCCGACCGGGCAAGAGCGGCTGGTTACCGTGGCCGGCAGATCGGTGAAAACATCGCCGCCGGCCAGGGTTCACCGAATAAGGCGATGGCCGGATGGCTCGCTAGTCCCGGACATTGCGCCAACCTGATGAATCCGATGTTCACCCAGGTCGGTGCAGGTTATGCGACCGAGGCGCGCAGCGACGAAGGGGTTTACTGGACGATGTTGTTCGGGGCGAAATGA
- a CDS encoding NIPSNAP family protein, translated as MRFFELITLTVRVRTVADALVRIEAALDSPDVGGTLMGCWASELGQLNQIAVLRGYEDERTRQAERERFLLSGEAFGINEFITDLRIENYTLFPFLEPLSAGKHGPYYELRVYDLISSGLQPTLDGWNKAIGPRTAEQYSPVYAAFYATDGSLPRYLHIWPWASLEQRQRVRAEAVTDGVWPPENSGPQLRDMRSTICLPAPFSPLQ; from the coding sequence ATGCGTTTTTTTGAACTGATTACCTTGACGGTGCGTGTGCGAACCGTCGCCGATGCGCTGGTGCGAATCGAGGCTGCGCTGGATAGCCCGGATGTCGGCGGCACGTTGATGGGGTGCTGGGCTTCGGAGCTCGGGCAGTTGAACCAGATTGCCGTGTTGCGCGGCTATGAAGATGAACGTACCAGGCAAGCCGAGCGCGAGCGCTTTCTGTTGAGCGGCGAGGCGTTCGGCATCAACGAGTTCATCACCGATCTGCGCATCGAAAATTACACACTGTTTCCCTTTCTTGAGCCTTTGAGTGCAGGCAAACATGGCCCGTACTACGAGCTGCGCGTCTACGATCTGATCAGCAGCGGCTTGCAACCCACCCTCGACGGCTGGAACAAAGCCATCGGGCCGCGAACCGCCGAGCAGTATTCGCCGGTATATGCCGCGTTCTACGCCACCGACGGTTCACTGCCGCGCTATCTGCATATCTGGCCGTGGGCTTCATTGGAACAGCGCCAACGAGTGCGCGCCGAGGCGGTGACCGATGGCGTCTGGCCGCCGGAAAACTCCGGCCCGCAACTGCGCGACATGCGCTCGACGATCTGCTTGCCCGCGCCGTTTTCGCCTTTGCAATGA
- a CDS encoding GFA family protein encodes MDELHQGSCLCGTVKYCVSTELKAVTHCHCSMCRKSHGAAFATYASAPASAVSIVAGAQMLKGYESSEGVLRQFCCNCGSSLFWSDAKGSYSQWMSIAIATLDSPFSPKKQKHGCVGSKASWYAIEDRHPQTD; translated from the coding sequence ATGGATGAGTTACATCAGGGCAGTTGCCTTTGCGGCACGGTCAAATACTGCGTATCGACCGAACTGAAAGCCGTCACTCACTGCCATTGCAGCATGTGCCGAAAAAGCCATGGTGCAGCGTTCGCAACCTATGCGAGTGCTCCGGCGTCGGCGGTTTCCATCGTGGCCGGTGCGCAGATGCTCAAGGGTTATGAGTCGTCGGAAGGTGTCTTGCGTCAGTTCTGTTGCAACTGCGGTTCTTCGCTGTTCTGGTCTGACGCAAAGGGATCGTATTCGCAGTGGATGTCGATTGCCATCGCTACGCTGGACTCACCGTTCTCGCCGAAAAAGCAAAAACATGGCTGCGTCGGCTCGAAAGCGAGTTGGTACGCGATTGAAGATCGACATCCACAAACGGACTGA